In a single window of the Pongo abelii isolate AG06213 chromosome 1, NHGRI_mPonAbe1-v2.0_pri, whole genome shotgun sequence genome:
- the MT1HL1 gene encoding metallothionein 1H-like protein 1, translating into MDPNCSCAAGGPCKCKKCKCTSCKKSCCSCCLLGCAKCAQGCICKGASEKCSCCA; encoded by the coding sequence ATGGACCCCAACTGCTCCTGCGCCGCTGGTGGCCCCTGTAAGTGCAAAAAGTGCAAGTGCACCTCCTGCAAGAAGAGCTGCTGCTCCTGTTGCCTCCTGGGCTGTGCCAAGTGTGCCCAGGGCTGCATCTGCAAAGGGGCTTCGGAAAAGTGCAGCTGCTGTGCCTGA